The following coding sequences are from one Neosynechococcus sphagnicola sy1 window:
- a CDS encoding STAS domain-containing protein: MALQILVENTNSSTLRLALNGQLDTLTATELDQSIQNTLTPSINTLVLDLQNLSFVSSAGLRIFAKTRKIMKSRDGKLFFTNLTPQVQKVFDIVKAVPLSEVFRNTKELDEYLALMQSNVD; this comes from the coding sequence ATGGCATTGCAAATTCTTGTTGAAAACACGAACTCCAGTACCTTGCGTCTAGCTCTGAATGGTCAACTGGATACCCTCACTGCAACTGAGTTAGATCAATCAATTCAAAATACCTTGACTCCTAGCATCAACACCCTAGTTTTAGATCTTCAGAACTTGAGTTTTGTCTCCAGTGCCGGTCTAAGGATCTTTGCCAAGACTCGGAAAATCATGAAATCAAGAGACGGTAAGCTATTTTTCACCAATCTTACTCCCCAAGTTCAGAAAGTATTTGATATTGTTAAGGCTGTTCCTCTTTCTGAAGTTTTCCGCAATACCAAAGAACTAGATGAATACCTGGCATTAATGCAATCGAATGTAGATTAA
- the cobT gene encoding nicotinate mononucleotide-dependent phosphoribosyltransferase CobT: MVISRAVIAGLHLPCWLFNAGLPHPLSVPAIDLQGQPARCLTQGQALDLATVHTLFHQGQQWGKTLAVAASDSYLILSECVVGGTTTALAVLTGLGIAAGGKVNSSHPTCNHAQKWDCVQQGLQRAGLWQQPTVDPWQLLAAVGDPMQVAVASMVIAASQSCGILLAGGTQMLAVFALCCAIAQTYALNWQPQQVVVGTTRWVAEDPTGDTAGLATLIGSHYGITPCLLATQLSFAPAPYPQLQVYEQGYVKEGVGAGGCAIAAHLYQGWSQTQLLQAIGAQIRDCIDKQS, encoded by the coding sequence GTGGTAATTTCACGGGCGGTAATTGCCGGTCTGCACCTCCCCTGCTGGCTATTTAATGCGGGGCTGCCCCATCCCCTCTCCGTCCCTGCTATTGATCTCCAGGGGCAGCCCGCCCGCTGTCTCACCCAAGGACAGGCACTTGATCTGGCAACCGTTCACACCCTGTTTCACCAGGGTCAACAATGGGGAAAAACCCTAGCGGTAGCGGCCAGCGATAGCTATCTGATCCTCAGTGAATGCGTGGTCGGGGGCACAACCACAGCTCTAGCGGTTTTAACGGGTTTAGGGATTGCCGCTGGGGGCAAGGTCAATAGCAGCCACCCCACCTGCAACCATGCCCAGAAGTGGGACTGTGTGCAACAAGGATTGCAACGCGCTGGACTCTGGCAGCAACCCACCGTTGATCCCTGGCAGTTGCTGGCCGCCGTTGGAGATCCGATGCAGGTGGCCGTGGCTAGCATGGTGATCGCCGCTAGTCAGTCCTGTGGGATACTCTTGGCAGGGGGCACCCAAATGCTGGCGGTTTTTGCGCTCTGCTGTGCGATCGCCCAAACCTATGCCCTGAACTGGCAACCCCAACAGGTGGTTGTGGGCACCACCCGCTGGGTGGCGGAGGATCCCACCGGGGATACCGCGGGGTTAGCGACACTGATTGGCAGCCATTATGGAATTACCCCCTGTCTGCTGGCGACGCAACTCAGTTTTGCCCCAGCCCCCTATCCTCAGCTCCAAGTTTACGAACAGGGTTATGTCAAAGAAGGGGTAGGAGCAGGGGGCTGTGCGATCGCCGCCCATCTTTACCAGGGTTGGAGCCAAACTCAGCTCCTGCAAGCGATCGGCGCACAAATCAGGGACTGCATCGACAAACAGAGCTGA
- a CDS encoding DUF2232 domain-containing protein: MSVPLEDNSASASETNDNFDPETILTPDILPPRRPRKPLAPDPALILVETAFLASAASLIWLVNAYFPLGPLLRLLFPLPIALVYLRWGNRAAWMAALVSGLLLSVLMGPARSILFVMPFGFLGVLLGYCWHRGTQWWVSISLGSLLGAIGLLFRIWLLSILAGEDLWLYVTVQIRGTLDWLFLKLGWLIQPDLLLVQASALGLVVFNSILYVFVVHLVAWWLLERLGNPIPDPPTWVQVLLEDS; this comes from the coding sequence ATGAGTGTACCGCTTGAAGATAATTCGGCTTCTGCTTCAGAAACCAACGACAATTTCGACCCTGAGACGATTCTAACCCCTGATATTCTTCCCCCCCGCCGACCGAGAAAACCCCTGGCGCCTGATCCGGCACTGATATTGGTGGAAACAGCATTCCTAGCAAGTGCCGCTAGTTTGATCTGGCTAGTGAATGCCTATTTCCCCTTGGGGCCGTTGCTACGCCTGTTGTTTCCGCTCCCGATTGCCCTTGTCTATCTGCGCTGGGGTAACCGCGCCGCCTGGATGGCAGCCTTGGTATCCGGTTTGCTACTCTCGGTGTTGATGGGCCCCGCTCGGAGTATTTTATTTGTCATGCCCTTTGGGTTCCTGGGGGTTCTACTGGGCTATTGCTGGCACCGAGGAACGCAATGGTGGGTCTCGATTAGTTTGGGCAGCTTACTAGGTGCCATTGGGCTGCTGTTTCGGATTTGGCTATTGTCAATCTTGGCCGGGGAAGACCTATGGCTCTACGTCACCGTTCAAATTCGTGGAACTCTGGACTGGCTATTCCTCAAATTAGGTTGGCTGATCCAGCCCGATCTGCTGTTGGTGCAGGCCAGTGCCCTCGGATTGGTGGTCTTCAATAGCATCCTCTATGTATTTGTGGTTCACCTCGTTGCCTGGTGGCTCTTAGAACGTTTAGGCAATCCCATCCCCGACCCACCAACCTGGGTGCAAGTCTTGCTTGAAGACAGTTGA
- a CDS encoding Crp/Fnr family transcriptional regulator, whose product MEDRLHAREAQTQGAIRLAPFFEGLPATIVEKAIAHVVVRSHPANQVILLENDWGSSVYFILSGWVKIRTYNLDGKEVTLNILGKGELFGEMAPLDEVPRSTDVITLAATMVGNMPAQDFVQLLHTEPMAGIRLAQLMARRLRQLNRRLRLRESDSTSRVADILLFLADGQGKQGQQGLEIPNLPHRELSSLSGLARETVTRVLSKLEKKALIVRDRDSLSIPDVVALEKLLV is encoded by the coding sequence ATGGAAGACCGACTGCACGCTCGTGAAGCGCAAACTCAAGGTGCTATCCGTTTGGCTCCCTTCTTTGAGGGTTTGCCAGCAACGATTGTCGAAAAGGCGATCGCCCATGTCGTTGTCCGCAGTCATCCTGCCAATCAGGTGATTCTGCTGGAAAATGACTGGGGGAGTTCGGTCTACTTTATTCTCAGTGGCTGGGTAAAAATCCGCACTTATAACTTAGATGGTAAAGAAGTAACGCTGAATATTTTGGGTAAAGGGGAACTATTTGGTGAAATGGCTCCCTTAGATGAAGTGCCTCGCTCCACGGATGTGATCACCCTGGCAGCAACGATGGTGGGCAATATGCCTGCCCAGGATTTTGTGCAACTCCTGCACACTGAACCCATGGCCGGAATTCGTCTGGCGCAGTTGATGGCACGGCGACTGCGCCAGTTGAATCGACGACTACGGCTGCGGGAGTCCGATAGCACCTCTCGGGTAGCAGACATCCTGCTGTTTTTGGCAGATGGTCAGGGTAAACAAGGGCAGCAAGGATTGGAAATCCCCAACCTGCCCCACCGGGAATTGAGTAGCCTCAGTGGTCTGGCAAGGGAGACAGTTACCCGCGTTCTCAGTAAGCTGGAAAAGAAAGCCTTAATTGTCCGCGATCGGGATAGTCTCTCGATTCCCGATGTGGTTGCCTTGGAAAAACTCTTGGTATGA
- the pgsA gene encoding CDP-diacylglycerol--glycerol-3-phosphate 3-phosphatidyltransferase: MLTVITLPTWITLARLLAVPLLLYLLYQPGEQWLSLGVFLVAAATDWLDGYLARRLHQVSDLGKFLDPLVDKFLVLAPLLVLVELGRLPAWGVFLILARELAIAGWRVNQPILTGANLWGKLKTVTQIAAIALLIAPLSPTWQLPGLILFWLAVAITLISGAIYLWPRRPEMGDVASS; the protein is encoded by the coding sequence ATGCTCACAGTGATCACCCTCCCAACCTGGATCACGCTGGCGCGGCTGCTGGCAGTTCCCCTGTTGCTGTACCTGCTCTATCAACCCGGTGAACAGTGGTTGAGTCTGGGGGTGTTTTTGGTGGCCGCCGCCACGGATTGGCTGGATGGCTATCTAGCCCGACGGTTGCACCAGGTCAGTGATCTGGGCAAGTTTCTCGACCCCCTGGTGGATAAATTCTTGGTACTGGCTCCCCTACTGGTACTGGTGGAACTGGGACGACTGCCTGCCTGGGGGGTGTTTTTAATTCTGGCAAGGGAACTGGCGATCGCGGGTTGGCGGGTGAATCAACCCATCCTCACAGGGGCAAATTTGTGGGGCAAACTCAAGACCGTGACCCAGATCGCTGCGATCGCCCTCTTAATTGCTCCCCTATCCCCCACCTGGCAGCTACCAGGCTTGATCCTATTTTGGCTCGCTGTGGCGATTACCTTGATCTCGGGCGCGATCTATCTCTGGCCCCGTAGGCCAGAGATGGGGGATGTTGCCTCCAGTTGA
- a CDS encoding lipid-A-disaccharide synthase has translation MNGSVLEKPVPAVDILILANGPGELATWVKPTVQALRQTLGTDPTQVRISLMLSPCPHATGQEVPMARGYPEIDRVQAADHFWGFLLWGQTPEAWDWRDRGVVVFLGGDQIFPVLIGRRLGYRTVVYAEWDARWPAWIDAFGVMKPDLIKRVPPQYAHKLQVVGDLIAEVATLATAPHQPDIAQALDLRPDSELIGLLPGSKAAKLTQGMPLVLAIAHHLQTLRPQTRFVIPVAPTLDLKTLASFANPNSNVCIQRMGGIAAKLVTPAAPRERPYLETPTGLRVTLWTDFPHYSLLRQCHLCLTTVGANTAELGSLGVPMIVLLPTQQLDAMRAWDGLPGLLANLPGVGTLFARLINRVAMGRLGLLAWPNIWAGEAIVPELLGQLQPTAIADQVFDLLCHPTQLHQMQQRLQQVRGAPGAAPKLAQLVKAQLEATSPISGLRGQR, from the coding sequence GTGAACGGAAGTGTTTTGGAAAAACCTGTGCCAGCGGTTGATATCCTCATTCTGGCGAATGGGCCGGGGGAGTTGGCAACCTGGGTCAAACCAACGGTGCAGGCATTACGCCAAACCCTGGGGACTGATCCCACCCAGGTCCGAATTTCCCTGATGCTTTCCCCCTGTCCCCATGCCACCGGCCAAGAAGTCCCGATGGCTCGCGGTTACCCAGAGATCGATCGGGTGCAGGCTGCCGATCACTTCTGGGGGTTTTTGCTCTGGGGGCAGACCCCCGAAGCTTGGGACTGGCGCGATCGCGGTGTCGTCGTGTTTCTAGGCGGGGATCAGATCTTCCCGGTACTGATCGGCAGGCGTTTAGGGTATCGCACCGTGGTTTATGCAGAATGGGACGCCCGCTGGCCTGCTTGGATTGATGCCTTTGGGGTGATGAAACCTGACCTCATTAAGCGGGTTCCCCCCCAGTATGCCCATAAACTCCAAGTGGTTGGCGACCTGATTGCGGAAGTGGCAACCCTAGCCACCGCCCCCCATCAACCAGATATTGCCCAGGCCCTAGATTTGCGTCCTGATAGTGAGTTGATCGGGCTGTTACCTGGCTCCAAAGCGGCCAAGTTAACCCAGGGGATGCCCTTAGTGCTGGCGATCGCCCACCACCTCCAGACCCTGCGCCCACAAACCCGGTTTGTGATTCCCGTTGCCCCCACCCTGGATCTAAAGACCCTGGCGAGCTTTGCCAACCCTAACTCCAACGTCTGCATCCAGCGCATGGGCGGCATCGCAGCCAAGTTAGTGACCCCCGCTGCTCCCAGGGAACGCCCCTATCTAGAAACCCCCACCGGTCTGCGAGTAACCCTCTGGACTGATTTCCCCCATTATTCGCTGCTGCGGCAGTGCCACCTTTGCCTGACCACAGTGGGGGCGAATACCGCCGAGTTAGGTTCCCTGGGGGTGCCGATGATCGTGCTATTGCCCACCCAACAACTGGATGCCATGCGCGCCTGGGATGGGCTACCAGGGTTGCTGGCTAATCTGCCGGGGGTAGGTACTCTATTTGCGCGGCTGATTAATCGGGTGGCCATGGGGCGGTTGGGACTCTTAGCCTGGCCTAACATCTGGGCAGGAGAAGCCATAGTGCCGGAACTGCTAGGGCAACTTCAACCGACGGCGATCGCGGATCAGGTATTTGATCTGTTGTGCCATCCAACCCAGCTACACCAGATGCAGCAGCGGTTACAGCAGGTGCGGGGAGCCCCCGGTGCAGCGCCAAAGCTCGCCCAACTGGTAAAGGCTCAACTGGAGGCAACATCCCCCATCTCTGGCCTACGGGGCCAGAGATAG
- a CDS encoding ABC transporter permease, which produces MASMPSYLRILGLFWRTAIAAEMEYRLNFLLAALSSIGNLAGSLFGLFLFYRTGYTFRDWSWVEALVVLGIFTLLQGFCSTFLAPNLNSIVRQVQQGTLDFVLLKPINSQFWLSVRTLSPWGIPDIFFGCLLVGYAGNHLGLTLENYGWVLLPLGCGLISLYSIWFMLGATSIWFVKIYNVTEVLRGLLEAGRFPMVAYPSAFRFFFTFVIPVAFLTTVPSEALLGRSEIGWLIGAVGLALGLLFSANAFWKLALRFYTSASS; this is translated from the coding sequence ATGGCTTCTATGCCAAGCTATCTCAGAATTCTCGGCTTGTTCTGGAGGACGGCGATCGCCGCCGAAATGGAATACCGTCTGAACTTTTTGCTGGCAGCCCTCAGCAGCATCGGCAATCTTGCTGGCAGTCTCTTTGGTTTATTTCTGTTCTATCGCACCGGGTATACCTTTCGAGACTGGAGTTGGGTAGAAGCATTGGTTGTCTTGGGGATCTTTACCCTGCTGCAAGGATTTTGTAGCACCTTTCTGGCTCCCAACCTCAATAGCATTGTCCGCCAAGTCCAACAGGGAACCCTAGATTTTGTGCTACTGAAACCGATTAATAGTCAGTTTTGGTTGTCGGTGCGCACCCTCTCACCCTGGGGAATTCCCGATATCTTCTTTGGTTGCCTCTTAGTGGGGTATGCCGGAAACCATTTGGGATTGACTCTGGAAAACTATGGGTGGGTATTACTCCCCCTCGGTTGTGGGTTGATCAGTCTCTACAGCATCTGGTTCATGTTGGGAGCCACTAGCATCTGGTTTGTCAAGATTTATAATGTCACAGAGGTGTTGAGGGGGCTCTTAGAGGCGGGTCGATTTCCCATGGTGGCCTATCCCTCGGCGTTTCGCTTTTTCTTTACCTTTGTGATTCCAGTCGCCTTTTTAACCACTGTTCCCTCTGAAGCCCTCCTGGGACGGAGTGAAATTGGGTGGTTGATCGGTGCCGTCGGATTAGCCCTAGGCTTACTCTTCAGTGCGAATGCCTTCTGGAAATTGGCGCTGCGATTTTATACCAGTGCCTCTAGCTAA
- a CDS encoding J domain-containing protein, with protein MVNDPSRRTTPEEQELSKKLAELNAFEAELAQRELDLTTMQVELRSFENEYLRMVGFRYTELDRIEEQIAEYQLYLETAKDFAPSEGLKKLYREIAKRIHPDLATDPEERTRRQQLMIEANQAYEAGDEARLQTILQEWEQSPESIGGEGVVAELIRVIRKIFQVQDRLKAIETEIETLHQSELYLLRRKVQQAQERGRNLLADMAVQLEEQITDAKDRLEALKSQLGL; from the coding sequence ATGGTCAATGATCCTTCCCGTAGAACTACGCCTGAGGAGCAAGAACTCAGTAAGAAACTGGCAGAGTTAAATGCCTTTGAAGCGGAACTGGCTCAACGGGAGCTAGATCTGACCACGATGCAGGTGGAACTCCGTTCCTTTGAGAATGAATACTTACGGATGGTGGGGTTTCGCTATACAGAATTAGATCGGATTGAAGAGCAAATTGCCGAGTACCAGTTGTATTTGGAGACAGCGAAGGACTTTGCCCCCTCAGAGGGTTTGAAAAAGCTCTACCGGGAAATTGCCAAACGCATCCATCCCGATCTGGCAACAGACCCGGAGGAACGAACCCGCCGTCAGCAGTTGATGATCGAAGCCAATCAAGCCTATGAGGCTGGAGATGAAGCTCGTTTACAAACCATTCTTCAAGAGTGGGAACAGAGTCCCGAGTCCATTGGGGGAGAGGGGGTGGTAGCAGAGTTGATCCGAGTGATCCGGAAAATCTTTCAGGTGCAAGATCGCCTCAAAGCCATTGAAACCGAGATTGAGACCCTGCATCAGTCCGAACTTTATCTCCTGCGTCGCAAGGTGCAGCAAGCCCAAGAGCGGGGACGGAACCTGTTGGCAGACATGGCTGTGCAACTGGAAGAACAGATTACCGATGCCAAGGATCGACTGGAAGCATTGAAGAGTCAGTTGGGGCTATGA
- a CDS encoding WD40 repeat domain-containing protein has product MNPDHPPEPAGLVPIGKDPSPEPPLESLEWEDPSQYLVRRGLALAELLEQPQEDSQPDLSPSVAAFVPWQCFHTWSEHTKQVQAIALSGNRQWLASGSYDRTVQLWQVQTGRHHLTLTAHTDYVTTVAFSPDSQLLVTGSWDRTLKLWRPESGELLDTLPVYSNRVIAVAVSPQGQILACGLVGGQY; this is encoded by the coding sequence ATGAATCCCGATCACCCGCCAGAACCAGCAGGGCTGGTACCCATTGGCAAAGATCCCTCCCCAGAGCCACCGCTGGAATCCCTGGAATGGGAGGATCCTTCCCAATACCTAGTGCGTCGGGGCTTGGCCTTGGCCGAACTGCTAGAGCAACCCCAGGAGGATTCGCAACCCGATCTGTCGCCGTCCGTTGCTGCCTTTGTGCCCTGGCAGTGTTTCCATACCTGGAGTGAACACACCAAACAGGTACAGGCGATCGCCCTGAGTGGCAATCGGCAGTGGCTGGCCAGTGGCAGTTACGATCGTACGGTTCAACTCTGGCAGGTGCAGACTGGCAGGCACCATCTGACCTTAACAGCACATACGGACTATGTGACCACCGTTGCTTTTAGCCCCGATAGTCAACTGCTGGTGACCGGCAGTTGGGATCGCACCCTCAAACTCTGGCGACCGGAGTCAGGGGAACTGCTGGATACCCTGCCGGTGTATTCCAACCGAGTGATTGCCGTGGCGGTGAGTCCCCAAGGGCAAATCCTGGCCTGTGGACTGGTGGGGGGGCAATATTGA